In one Thermococcus sp. 2319x1 genomic region, the following are encoded:
- a CDS encoding GTPase: MKQKKAWRIVREAIKEGDIIIEVVDARDPIGTRNPKVERLVQEEGKRLLIVMNKADLVPKEWAEEYKRKHKDVPIVFISARERKGTGILRKEIKKLAKELFEEGKEKVKVVLVGYPNVGKSTIINVLKGKHAVGTAPIPGYTKGKQLIKLSKKIWLVDSPGVVPIDDFDELVIRGGFPADKIEDPVKPALKLIKRILETRKEAITEKYGIEEFENEEQILEAIGRKKGLLERGGKINLEEAARYLLREWQTGRFTLFGREEEKKEFFIRDFEEILDEIEKDHLLDPRRILWKYGERLTLDNKKRVGFREIEGFTVGIATGFKKCDSAIKFLEEITKKKVIASECFGGKWKGVIAIME, from the coding sequence ATGAAGCAGAAGAAAGCATGGAGAATAGTGAGAGAAGCTATTAAAGAGGGGGACATTATAATAGAGGTAGTCGATGCAAGAGACCCAATTGGAACAAGAAACCCGAAAGTAGAACGGCTCGTCCAAGAGGAAGGAAAAAGGCTTCTCATAGTAATGAACAAAGCCGATTTAGTCCCAAAGGAGTGGGCCGAGGAGTACAAGAGGAAACATAAGGATGTTCCAATAGTGTTCATCAGTGCAAGGGAGAGAAAGGGAACTGGGATTTTAAGGAAGGAGATAAAGAAACTCGCAAAGGAACTCTTTGAAGAAGGCAAAGAGAAAGTGAAGGTTGTCTTAGTGGGTTACCCTAACGTTGGGAAGAGCACAATAATAAACGTGCTGAAAGGTAAACATGCTGTTGGAACGGCACCAATACCGGGCTATACAAAAGGAAAGCAACTTATTAAGCTTTCAAAAAAGATATGGTTAGTTGATTCCCCGGGAGTTGTTCCGATAGATGATTTTGACGAGCTCGTTATTAGAGGAGGCTTTCCGGCGGATAAGATTGAAGACCCCGTTAAACCGGCATTAAAACTTATAAAAAGAATTTTAGAAACCAGAAAGGAAGCAATTACCGAAAAGTACGGGATAGAGGAGTTTGAAAATGAGGAGCAAATTCTTGAAGCCATCGGCAGAAAGAAAGGCCTTTTAGAGAGGGGAGGTAAAATCAATCTGGAAGAGGCCGCTCGTTATCTCCTGAGAGAATGGCAAACAGGTAGATTCACCCTTTTTGGAAGAGAGGAGGAGAAAAAAGAGTTTTTCATTCGGGATTTCGAAGAAATTCTCGACGAAATCGAGAAGGATCACCTCTTAGACCCCAGAAGAATACTCTGGAAGTATGGAGAAAGGCTAACCCTTGATAACAAGAAGAGGGTCGGATTTAGAGAGATTGAGGGGTTTACAGTAGGAATAGCAACAGGATTTAAAAAGTGCGACTCTGCAATAAAATTCCTTGAAGAAATAACCAAAAAGAAGGTTATCGCAAGCGAGTGCTTTGGAGGAAAATGGAAGGGCGTAATAGCAATCATGGAGTGA
- the trm14 gene encoding tRNA (guanine(6)-N2)-methyltransferase, translating into MKFILTTSQGIEDLAKREVEMLIEKAGLKGKAEEKPFGVEGRIMAEIEKGGYFDEKGKKREFEIASFLKENSKLLHRVILHIFSAKLTSLEKENALKEIYDFVFNSPIERYVKVSESFAVRSFRKGEHEFTSVDIAKTVGSAIYDKLSQFGMPKVNLDHPAVIFRAELIGDVFFLGVDTTGDSSLHKRPWRVYDHPAHLKASIANAMIELAELDGGSVVDPMCGSGTILIELALREYKGRITGIEKYKKHLNGAKMNALAAGVYDRIEFIHGDAMKLSQYIESVDFAISNLPYGLKIGRKSMIPELYMKFFSELSKVLEKRGVFITTEKKAIEKAFGENGFTITHHRLVGHGGLIVHLYVIK; encoded by the coding sequence ATGAAGTTTATATTAACAACCTCACAGGGGATTGAAGATTTAGCGAAGAGAGAAGTTGAGATGCTCATTGAAAAAGCCGGACTAAAGGGAAAAGCAGAAGAGAAGCCCTTTGGAGTTGAGGGAAGAATAATGGCAGAGATTGAGAAAGGGGGTTATTTTGATGAAAAAGGAAAGAAGAGGGAGTTTGAAATAGCCTCCTTTTTGAAGGAAAACTCCAAGCTTCTTCACAGGGTTATTCTCCACATATTTTCAGCAAAGCTTACCAGCTTAGAAAAAGAAAATGCCCTTAAGGAGATTTACGATTTTGTGTTTAACTCCCCTATCGAAAGATATGTAAAGGTAAGCGAAAGTTTTGCCGTAAGATCTTTTAGAAAGGGAGAACATGAATTCACAAGCGTTGATATCGCAAAAACCGTCGGAAGTGCCATCTACGATAAACTTTCACAGTTTGGAATGCCGAAAGTGAACCTCGACCACCCGGCGGTCATCTTCCGGGCAGAGCTCATCGGCGATGTCTTCTTCCTTGGGGTAGACACCACCGGCGACAGCTCGCTTCACAAAAGGCCTTGGCGTGTTTACGACCATCCGGCCCATCTAAAGGCAAGTATAGCAAACGCGATGATAGAGCTTGCAGAGCTTGATGGCGGAAGTGTTGTAGACCCGATGTGTGGAAGCGGGACAATCTTAATCGAGCTCGCTTTGAGAGAGTACAAGGGAAGAATCACCGGTATTGAGAAGTATAAAAAGCATTTAAACGGTGCGAAAATGAACGCCTTAGCAGCTGGAGTATACGATAGGATTGAGTTTATTCATGGAGATGCCATGAAACTCTCTCAATACATCGAAAGTGTTGATTTTGCCATAAGCAACCTCCCCTACGGGCTGAAGATAGGAAGAAAAAGCATGATACCAGAGCTTTATATGAAGTTTTTTAGTGAGCTCTCAAAAGTCCTTGAAAAGAGGGGAGTTTTCATAACAACCGAAAAAAAGGCGATAGAGAAGGCATTTGGGGAAAATGGATTTACAATTACCCATCACCGTTTAGTTGGGCACGGTGGTCTGATAGTTCACCTATATGTTATTAAGTAA
- a CDS encoding TIGR04076 family protein yields the protein MEKLIIKAVEIKGKCPVFKVGDEVVIEGPKVNLKETDAICTHAFASFLPYIVALRKGIKASEIGLGKGEKAYVQCLDPGPPYTDGGTVIFEITVIKDEAEESMENSERSY from the coding sequence GTGGAAAAGCTAATAATAAAAGCCGTGGAGATTAAAGGAAAGTGTCCGGTATTTAAGGTTGGGGATGAGGTAGTTATAGAAGGACCAAAAGTCAACTTAAAAGAGACTGATGCAATCTGCACCCATGCATTTGCCTCTTTCCTTCCTTACATAGTGGCACTGCGAAAAGGAATTAAGGCTTCAGAGATAGGACTTGGGAAAGGGGAAAAAGCCTATGTGCAGTGCCTCGACCCCGGGCCTCCATACACGGATGGAGGAACGGTAATATTTGAAATAACGGTGATAAAAGATGAAGCAGAAGAAAGCATGGAGAATAGTGAGAGAAGCTATTAA